A single region of the Gracilibacillus caseinilyticus genome encodes:
- a CDS encoding SDR family NAD(P)-dependent oxidoreductase → MSLKEKVVLITGAAGGIGIAAAKAFAKEGAKLALVDLSKDAIQQKAKDVEAEDILLLSADVTKEDDVKTYVETTLTKWGAIDVFINNAGINGKFANLDEQTVDNFQAVIGVNVLGAFLGLKHVLPVMKKQKNGAIVNTASNGGLLGAPGMGLYVASKHALIGLNKTASLEAAEYGVRVNAIAPSGVDTQMMRSIESNAMPGSEEEARTKFEASVPMNRYSTPEEIADLMVFLSSEKASFISGSYYRIDGGQGATSV, encoded by the coding sequence TTGAGTTTAAAAGAAAAAGTAGTCTTAATAACTGGAGCAGCAGGCGGAATAGGTATTGCAGCTGCTAAAGCATTTGCCAAGGAAGGGGCAAAACTAGCTCTTGTCGATTTATCTAAAGATGCTATACAACAAAAAGCAAAAGATGTAGAAGCAGAAGATATTTTATTACTGTCGGCGGATGTAACGAAAGAAGATGATGTGAAAACATATGTAGAGACCACCCTAACTAAATGGGGAGCTATTGATGTATTTATTAATAATGCAGGAATCAATGGCAAATTCGCTAATTTAGATGAACAAACAGTAGATAACTTTCAGGCCGTAATCGGCGTTAATGTATTAGGTGCATTTCTTGGATTAAAACATGTACTGCCAGTGATGAAGAAGCAAAAAAATGGCGCTATAGTCAACACTGCTTCAAACGGTGGATTATTAGGTGCTCCAGGAATGGGGTTATATGTAGCATCTAAACATGCTCTGATTGGATTAAATAAAACAGCATCACTAGAAGCGGCGGAATATGGTGTGCGCGTTAATGCCATAGCCCCATCTGGAGTGGATACACAAATGATGAGATCGATTGAATCGAATGCTATGCCTGGAAGCGAAGAAGAAGCCAGAACAAAATTTGAAGCAAGTGTTCCGATGAATCGTTATTCCACTCCAGAAGAAATTGCTGATTTAATGGTGTTTTTATCATCAGAAAAAGCATCATTTATTTCAGGATCCTATTATCGGATAGACGGTGGACAGGGTGCTACATCTGTATAA
- a CDS encoding DUF6470 family protein, producing MRLSQVRIQQQSAIIGIKTMDAQLQIDSGPAKQEISQPKAELNITTKPGKLTIDQSKALADVGIIPTKKSIKMLANEAMQTAIEGSKKRRRQGDRLMKIEKGGNILAQVAKENGGRLRKHFTMGWIPSGDAVKFDYQPAEVNIEANTNKPIINVEPTKNQFFYQKGGIDIYLEQENSINIDVVNVNYIGNNFELEV from the coding sequence TTGCGGTTGTCCCAAGTCAGGATTCAGCAGCAATCAGCCATAATAGGGATAAAAACAATGGACGCACAATTACAAATTGATTCCGGACCCGCCAAGCAAGAAATTAGCCAACCAAAAGCCGAATTAAACATTACTACTAAACCAGGCAAACTAACAATTGATCAGTCCAAAGCATTAGCTGATGTTGGCATTATCCCTACCAAAAAATCTATAAAAATGTTAGCAAACGAAGCAATGCAAACGGCAATAGAAGGATCGAAGAAACGTCGACGTCAAGGTGACAGACTAATGAAGATTGAGAAAGGTGGAAATATACTAGCTCAAGTTGCCAAGGAAAACGGTGGACGACTGAGGAAACATTTTACTATGGGCTGGATACCTTCAGGTGACGCAGTGAAATTCGACTATCAACCTGCAGAAGTAAACATTGAAGCAAATACGAACAAGCCCATCATTAATGTCGAACCTACTAAAAATCAATTTTTCTATCAAAAAGGTGGTATAGATATTTACTTAGAACAAGAAAACTCTATTAATATCGATGTTGTCAATGTAAACTATATTGGCAATAACTTCGAATTAGAAGTATAG
- a CDS encoding DegV family protein, with protein sequence MKVAVITDSTTYIPEQQRIEKNIHMVPLNVIFGQESYQEEMDISTESFYQKVKEVEQLPKTSQPSIGYITEKLEELAKEYDQAIFITLSSGISGTYQSVITAQDMVDGIEIYPFDSEISCMAQGFYALEAAEMASAGQDAKAILARLHEMKDSLRAYFMADDLSHLHRGGRLNGAQALIGSMLQVKPILHFEDTKIVPFERIRTKKKALKRIFQLFDEDASTGVPIRATMIHANRPEEARELRDELVAQYPNVDISVSYFGPVIGTHLGEGALGLGWYKP encoded by the coding sequence ATGAAAGTTGCGGTCATAACTGACAGTACGACATATATACCTGAACAGCAAAGAATTGAAAAAAATATACATATGGTGCCGTTGAATGTTATTTTCGGTCAGGAATCCTATCAGGAGGAAATGGATATTTCAACCGAGTCCTTTTACCAAAAAGTAAAGGAAGTAGAGCAATTGCCGAAGACTTCTCAACCTTCCATCGGTTACATAACTGAAAAGTTAGAAGAGCTTGCTAAAGAGTATGACCAGGCGATCTTTATTACCTTATCCAGCGGTATTAGTGGTACCTATCAATCCGTCATCACAGCACAGGATATGGTGGATGGCATTGAGATCTATCCGTTTGACTCCGAAATAAGCTGTATGGCCCAGGGCTTTTATGCATTGGAAGCTGCTGAAATGGCGAGTGCTGGGCAAGATGCCAAAGCTATTTTAGCTCGTCTTCACGAAATGAAAGATTCCCTCCGCGCTTACTTTATGGCCGATGATTTAAGTCACTTGCATCGTGGCGGGCGATTGAATGGTGCCCAGGCATTAATCGGCAGTATGTTGCAGGTTAAGCCAATCCTTCATTTTGAAGATACTAAAATTGTTCCATTCGAAAGAATCCGTACAAAGAAAAAAGCGTTAAAGCGAATTTTTCAACTGTTTGATGAAGATGCGTCAACCGGCGTTCCGATTCGTGCCACGATGATACATGCCAACCGCCCGGAGGAAGCACGAGAATTACGAGATGAGTTAGTGGCACAATATCCAAATGTCGATATTTCCGTGAGCTATTTCGGACCGGTTATCGGGACCCATCTCGGTGAAGGTGCGTTAGGTCTTGGCTGGTATAAACCATAA
- the fliW gene encoding flagellar assembly protein FliW — protein MKIATKYFGETEINDNEIIHFPNGLPGFVDEKEFVLLSFEENGLFQVLQSSKGENPAFVVVNPFLFIKDYEFKLDDTVLEQLEIKDQNDVFVITIVTVKDSLSSSTANLHAPVVINQREKLGKQYITKQSKYSTREQIFLSSKVEEE, from the coding sequence ATGAAAATCGCAACGAAATACTTTGGTGAAACAGAGATTAATGATAATGAAATCATTCATTTTCCAAATGGATTACCTGGATTTGTTGATGAAAAAGAATTTGTGTTATTAAGTTTTGAAGAGAATGGATTATTTCAAGTGTTGCAATCGTCCAAAGGTGAGAATCCAGCTTTTGTGGTAGTGAATCCATTTTTATTTATAAAAGATTATGAATTTAAGTTAGATGACACAGTGCTTGAACAGTTAGAAATAAAAGATCAGAACGACGTTTTCGTTATAACGATTGTGACTGTAAAAGATTCGCTTTCGTCTAGTACTGCCAATTTACATGCACCTGTTGTTATAAATCAGCGAGAAAAGCTCGGTAAGCAATATATTACGAAACAATCAAAATACTCAACAAGAGAGCAAATCTTTCTATCCTCGAAAGTAGAGGAGGAGTAA
- a CDS encoding ComF family protein, producing MNVCLICQQDSVDSITWTNLFLPPENSALCPACQEKLERIQGPICKKCGRKLPESAVCSDCQKWEHNKQFHDTLQYNRALFRYTPFMQEIITQWKYRGDYQLIELFTPYLKQPLFPKQKLTIIPIPLSEQRLYERAFNQSLQLAEKVASHWKLPIVEALARHPVHIEKQSKKSRQQRLSTENPFFLSQSLQTEVLLVDDIYTTGMTIHHAASLLKQAGCQAIYSFTLVR from the coding sequence ATGAATGTCTGTTTGATTTGTCAGCAGGATAGCGTTGATTCGATTACGTGGACTAATCTTTTTCTGCCACCAGAAAACAGTGCCCTTTGTCCGGCTTGCCAAGAAAAGCTAGAAAGGATACAAGGTCCCATTTGTAAGAAGTGTGGCCGAAAATTACCGGAATCTGCTGTTTGTTCAGATTGTCAGAAGTGGGAGCACAATAAGCAATTTCATGATACGCTCCAATATAATCGTGCGCTTTTTCGTTACACACCGTTTATGCAAGAGATCATTACTCAATGGAAATACCGCGGTGATTATCAATTAATCGAGTTGTTCACCCCATATCTGAAACAGCCCCTTTTCCCAAAGCAAAAGTTAACGATCATCCCCATTCCCTTATCAGAGCAAAGGCTCTACGAACGTGCTTTCAATCAGTCCTTGCAACTTGCGGAAAAGGTGGCATCCCACTGGAAGCTGCCGATTGTCGAAGCATTGGCAAGACATCCAGTGCACATTGAAAAACAATCGAAAAAATCGAGACAGCAACGACTAAGTACGGAAAATCCATTTTTCTTAAGCCAATCGCTTCAGACCGAGGTCTTACTTGTCGATGATATATATACAACCGGTATGACCATTCATCATGCAGCTTCTTTGTTGAAACAAGCAGGCTGTCAAGCTATATACAGTTTCACATTGGTGAGATAA
- a CDS encoding DEAD/DEAH box helicase produces MNFANILAGKLSLTSEIPLSAPTISYLLRTNHLKKQPSIIKKYFHYQCCRCGNKSKHLFAMIPCARCEQEHLYCRRCLQTARVLACEPLLSWNGDKPRWRLQTDPCRWQGELTEQQQTAATAIKEAIAYAKKELLVWAVCGAGKTEMLFPAITEAIQTNKRICLATPRADVVRELFPRMQSAFPHTEIEALYADSSDRTDVGQFIISTTHQLIRYHDAFDVMIIDEIDAFPFHHDQTLSFLADRACKQAASKIYLTATPRSKQKRAISSKKLDVQFVPIRFHGQPLPVPQLQIEWQLRKKLDNGKQPHALTKFIKNRSDRRQLLLFVPTIARMKTVAPFFQAVSVHADDPERKEKIAQFRKKEIDILVTTTILERGVTFPSVDVVVIDAGHHVFDEAALVQIAGRAGRSPDDPTGEVMFIHQGKTNSMEAAVDQIKMMNKKGSIL; encoded by the coding sequence ATGAATTTTGCTAATATTCTTGCTGGCAAACTATCTTTAACTTCGGAAATCCCTCTTTCCGCCCCAACGATTTCATACTTACTGCGAACGAATCACTTAAAAAAACAGCCATCGATTATAAAAAAATATTTTCACTATCAATGCTGTCGCTGTGGCAACAAATCCAAGCATCTTTTTGCAATGATTCCGTGCGCAAGATGTGAGCAGGAACATCTTTATTGCCGCCGTTGTCTGCAGACAGCTCGAGTCCTAGCGTGTGAGCCATTATTAAGCTGGAATGGGGACAAGCCCAGGTGGCGCCTACAAACTGATCCGTGCAGGTGGCAAGGAGAATTAACAGAACAGCAGCAAACAGCGGCTACTGCCATTAAAGAGGCAATAGCCTACGCTAAGAAAGAACTGCTAGTATGGGCGGTCTGTGGTGCTGGAAAAACAGAAATGTTGTTTCCAGCAATTACAGAAGCGATCCAAACTAACAAAAGAATCTGCCTGGCCACCCCTCGAGCAGATGTCGTCCGCGAACTTTTCCCTCGAATGCAGAGTGCTTTTCCTCACACAGAAATCGAAGCCCTATACGCCGACAGTTCTGATAGAACCGATGTCGGGCAATTCATCATCAGCACCACACACCAGCTTATCCGTTACCACGATGCATTCGATGTTATGATTATTGACGAAATCGATGCTTTTCCGTTTCATCATGATCAGACATTATCCTTCCTGGCAGACAGAGCATGCAAACAAGCAGCATCGAAAATATACCTGACTGCTACACCAAGATCAAAACAAAAACGGGCGATTTCTTCTAAAAAATTAGATGTCCAGTTTGTTCCGATTCGCTTTCACGGTCAGCCCCTGCCAGTTCCTCAATTACAAATTGAATGGCAATTACGAAAAAAACTGGATAATGGAAAACAACCTCACGCGCTCACTAAATTCATCAAAAACAGATCCGACAGAAGGCAGTTGTTACTTTTTGTTCCTACCATAGCAAGAATGAAAACAGTAGCCCCATTCTTTCAAGCAGTATCCGTTCATGCAGATGATCCCGAACGAAAAGAAAAGATCGCACAATTCCGTAAGAAAGAAATCGATATTCTTGTCACAACTACGATTCTGGAAAGAGGGGTTACGTTCCCATCTGTTGATGTAGTGGTTATCGATGCCGGACATCACGTTTTTGACGAAGCAGCATTGGTCCAAATTGCAGGAAGGGCAGGCAGAAGCCCTGATGACCCGACAGGAGAGGTGATGTTCATTCATCAAGGCAAAACAAATTCGATGGAAGCAGCGGTTGATCAAATAAAAATGATGAATAAAAAGGGGAGTATATTATGA
- the flgK gene encoding flagellar hook-associated protein FlgK has protein sequence MSSTFSGLEVAKRALNTQQSALYTTGHNIANANTEGYTRQRVNMSQTAPFPPASRNRPEIPGQVGSGVEVGSIERVRDSFIDKQYRQENSKVGFYESKADTMSKLESILNEPTDQGLSSAYDQFWQSLQDLSVNPEDSGARSVVKERANALADAFNYVDSSLEDVRANLKNEIGVNNSKINSLIDQINELNGQISNVEPHGYVPNDLYDERDRLVDELSSYVDIKVDYRKSSGQPSPIAQGIATITLVTDNEDVENDDGEPITLVDGSAGADLGSDQSVNHIFSDFDDDNNLKAIFFDSPNSDLTVEEQTAQLAADYDNQAFIYGGNFDVQGKLNALIDGAGYLDGFSYDGTDTGTAAGEINEMLADIDKMVEHFVTEFNAVHQTGYTLATDQDGNAMQGGEFFTGTTADTIAVSQDILDDVDLIAASSTGASGDGGNATALADVYTKRVENFLSYDAGDANQLDDKATIKSYFESIIGEMGVVAEESNRMYNNSQILRQQVEESRQSISSVSLDEEMTNMIQFQHAYNAAARNMTVVDEMLDKIINNMGLVGR, from the coding sequence ATGTCATCAACTTTTAGCGGCTTAGAAGTAGCAAAGCGCGCGCTCAATACACAACAGTCCGCTCTTTATACCACTGGTCATAATATTGCCAATGCTAATACAGAAGGCTATACGCGTCAACGAGTGAATATGTCACAAACAGCGCCTTTCCCACCTGCATCCCGAAACAGGCCAGAGATTCCTGGACAAGTCGGTAGTGGGGTAGAAGTAGGATCGATCGAACGAGTGCGTGACAGTTTTATTGATAAGCAATATCGCCAGGAGAATTCCAAGGTAGGATTCTATGAATCAAAAGCAGACACGATGTCAAAATTAGAATCGATTTTAAATGAGCCGACAGACCAGGGCTTATCCAGTGCTTATGATCAGTTTTGGCAATCATTACAAGATTTATCAGTAAATCCGGAAGATTCAGGTGCTCGTTCAGTAGTGAAAGAAAGAGCAAATGCTTTAGCAGATGCTTTTAATTATGTAGATAGTTCCTTAGAGGATGTGCGAGCTAACTTAAAAAATGAAATTGGCGTCAATAATTCCAAAATCAACTCGTTAATTGACCAGATCAATGAACTTAATGGTCAAATTAGTAATGTGGAACCCCATGGCTATGTTCCGAATGATTTATACGACGAACGCGATCGCTTAGTTGATGAATTATCCAGCTACGTTGATATTAAAGTTGATTACCGTAAAAGCTCTGGTCAGCCAAGCCCTATTGCCCAAGGAATCGCGACCATTACATTAGTGACAGACAATGAAGATGTCGAAAATGACGACGGCGAACCGATCACATTAGTGGATGGAAGTGCAGGAGCGGACTTAGGCAGTGATCAGTCCGTTAATCATATCTTTTCTGATTTTGATGATGATAACAACTTAAAAGCAATCTTCTTTGACAGCCCTAATTCTGATTTAACCGTAGAAGAACAAACCGCACAACTAGCAGCTGATTATGACAATCAAGCCTTCATTTATGGTGGCAATTTTGATGTCCAAGGTAAATTAAATGCCTTAATCGATGGAGCTGGTTACTTAGATGGATTTTCTTATGATGGTACTGATACAGGCACAGCAGCAGGAGAAATCAATGAGATGTTAGCAGACATAGATAAAATGGTGGAGCACTTCGTAACAGAGTTTAATGCCGTCCATCAAACCGGTTATACACTAGCAACCGATCAAGATGGAAATGCGATGCAAGGTGGCGAATTTTTCACCGGAACAACAGCAGATACGATTGCCGTTTCACAGGATATTTTGGATGATGTCGATCTGATTGCAGCAAGTTCAACTGGTGCGTCGGGTGACGGTGGTAATGCAACTGCATTAGCAGATGTTTATACGAAACGAGTAGAGAACTTTCTATCGTATGATGCAGGTGACGCTAATCAATTAGATGATAAAGCTACAATAAAAAGCTATTTCGAATCAATCATCGGGGAAATGGGTGTTGTTGCAGAAGAATCAAACCGGATGTACAACAACTCCCAAATCCTGCGTCAGCAAGTAGAGGAATCACGACAATCGATCAGCTCAGTATCCTTGGATGAAGAGATGACCAACATGATTCAATTCCAGCATGCCTATAATGCAGCAGCCCGTAATATGACAGTAGTCGATGAAATGTTAGACAAAATCATTAACAACATGGGCTTAGTAGGGAGGTAA
- a CDS encoding flagellar protein FlgN: MSVQHIIKHLNKLIELHDSLLHLSEHKTELLKSNKMEELQKLLVTEQKHVQAINQIEKRRIDAVAEWAVAHQLEPAAVHVTAIIEHYTTGADQEQLQEVTLQLAERLVALRRQEELNKQLTKQSLQFVQLTLDMIQPSIRNINYGQSKQAQAQTSKRSVFDSKA, translated from the coding sequence ATGTCCGTTCAACACATCATCAAACATTTAAATAAATTGATCGAATTACATGACAGCCTTTTGCATTTGTCTGAGCATAAAACAGAGCTGTTAAAATCAAATAAAATGGAAGAGTTGCAGAAGCTGCTAGTGACAGAACAAAAGCATGTCCAGGCGATTAACCAGATCGAGAAACGCCGCATCGATGCGGTAGCCGAATGGGCAGTAGCACATCAGCTTGAGCCTGCAGCTGTCCATGTTACAGCGATCATCGAACATTATACAACCGGAGCGGATCAGGAGCAGTTACAAGAAGTAACACTGCAGTTGGCAGAGCGTTTAGTAGCATTGCGACGCCAGGAAGAGTTGAACAAGCAGTTGACCAAACAATCACTGCAATTTGTTCAATTAACATTGGATATGATCCAGCCATCCATACGGAATATTAATTATGGTCAATCAAAGCAAGCTCAGGCGCAAACATCGAAGCGTTCTGTATTTGATTCCAAAGCTTAA
- the hag gene encoding flagellin Hag has translation MIINHNIPAMNTHRQLGINQNNMQSSMEKLSSGLRINRAGDDAAGLAISEKMRGQIRGLDQASRNAQDGVSLIQTAEGALQETHSILQRMRELAVQSSNDTNTTQDREELQNEIDALTEEIDRIANNTEFNTKKLIDGGLSGSGNGLTFHIGANSGQSIELEISDMTASGLGISSGGTAISIATQSGADDAITTINTAIESVSSQRSALGAVQNRLEHTIANLDNSSENLSAAESRIRDVDMAKEMMEMTKANILSQASQSMLAQANQQPQAVLQLLG, from the coding sequence ATGATTATTAATCACAATATTCCAGCGATGAATACACATCGTCAATTAGGAATCAACCAAAACAACATGCAATCTTCAATGGAGAAATTATCTTCAGGTCTTCGTATTAACCGTGCAGGAGATGACGCAGCAGGTCTAGCAATCTCTGAAAAAATGCGTGGTCAAATTCGTGGATTAGATCAAGCTAGTCGTAACGCTCAAGATGGTGTTTCTTTAATTCAAACTGCTGAGGGTGCATTACAAGAAACGCATTCCATTTTACAACGTATGCGTGAATTAGCGGTTCAATCTTCCAACGATACAAATACAACTCAAGATCGTGAAGAATTACAAAATGAAATTGATGCTTTAACAGAAGAAATAGATAGAATTGCTAATAATACTGAATTTAATACCAAAAAATTAATAGATGGCGGTTTGTCTGGTTCTGGAAATGGTCTAACTTTCCATATTGGTGCAAACTCAGGTCAAAGTATTGAATTAGAAATCTCAGATATGACTGCTTCTGGTTTAGGAATTAGTTCAGGTGGTACAGCTATCTCTATTGCTACACAAAGTGGTGCCGATGATGCAATTACTACAATTAATACTGCAATTGAATCTGTTTCTTCACAACGTTCTGCACTTGGTGCGGTTCAAAACCGTTTAGAACATACGATTGCAAACTTAGATAACTCATCTGAAAACCTATCTGCTGCTGAATCTCGTATTCGTGACGTAGATATGGCAAAAGAAATGATGGAGATGACGAAGGCAAATATCCTTTCTCAAGCATCTCAATCAATGCTAGCACAAGCAAATCAACAACCACAAGCTGTATTACAATTACTTGGTTAA
- the csrA gene encoding carbon storage regulator CsrA: MLILTRKINESIQIGDDIEVKIIAVEGDQIKLGINAPRDVEVHRKEIFQAIQQENNKAANVSTNLFDLIKKNDEKD; encoded by the coding sequence ATGCTAATTCTAACTCGGAAAATAAACGAATCAATTCAAATTGGTGATGATATAGAGGTGAAGATTATTGCTGTGGAAGGCGATCAAATTAAACTTGGTATCAATGCACCAAGAGATGTAGAAGTACATCGAAAAGAGATTTTTCAGGCGATTCAACAAGAGAACAACAAGGCTGCTAATGTTTCGACAAATTTATTTGATTTAATTAAAAAAAATGATGAAAAAGACTAA
- the flgL gene encoding flagellar hook-associated protein FlgL — protein sequence MRVTQSMLSNNMLRNLSSSYQSLGKYMDQLSTGKKINRPSDDPVVAMKGMDYRTQVNQIEQFERNIGEVHNWMDNSDSALSEVQNGLERLRELAVQASNGTYEEGQRANIAEEVEQLKEHLLEVANTKVNNKYIFSGTATTGNGGKEPYQLDGDGSFVNPINNDDVTIEVSSGTKIRVNVEPDSVFTEDLFQDLTDFADMLKDENASEKDISQFITEIDGHIDNNVNARADLGARQNRIDLIENRVSAQLVTAQDMMSENEDADMEQVIMNLTSQEAVHRAALSAGSRVIQPTLLDFLS from the coding sequence ATGCGTGTAACTCAAAGTATGTTATCCAACAATATGCTTCGTAACTTAAGCAGCAGTTATCAAAGCTTAGGGAAATATATGGATCAATTATCTACTGGTAAAAAGATCAATCGCCCATCCGATGATCCCGTTGTCGCGATGAAGGGGATGGATTATCGTACGCAGGTGAACCAGATCGAGCAGTTTGAGCGTAATATCGGTGAGGTTCATAACTGGATGGATAATTCTGATTCAGCACTTAGTGAAGTTCAAAATGGATTGGAGCGACTACGTGAATTAGCTGTACAAGCCTCTAATGGTACGTATGAAGAAGGTCAACGTGCAAATATCGCAGAAGAGGTAGAGCAATTAAAAGAGCATTTGCTAGAAGTTGCCAATACAAAAGTAAACAACAAATATATTTTCAGTGGTACTGCAACAACAGGTAATGGTGGTAAAGAACCATACCAATTAGACGGAGATGGTTCTTTTGTTAATCCGATTAACAATGATGATGTAACTATCGAAGTGTCTAGTGGCACTAAAATTAGAGTGAATGTAGAGCCTGATAGCGTGTTTACGGAAGATTTGTTCCAAGATTTAACGGATTTTGCGGACATGTTAAAGGATGAAAATGCTAGTGAGAAAGACATTAGCCAGTTTATCACAGAAATTGATGGTCATATCGATAATAATGTAAATGCGCGTGCCGATTTAGGTGCTCGTCAAAATCGAATTGATTTGATCGAAAACCGTGTTTCTGCGCAATTGGTGACGGCACAAGATATGATGTCGGAGAATGAAGATGCGGATATGGAACAGGTTATTATGAATTTGACTTCACAGGAAGCTGTTCATCGTGCAGCATTAAGCGCTGGATCTCGCGTGATCCAGCCAACATTACTTGATTTCTTAAGCTAA
- a CDS encoding TIGR03826 family flagellar region protein: MADLANCDRCDKVFVKTSRSICAECIKEEDKKFQIVYDFIKKRENRQATIPEIVEATGVEEDVILQFVKDKRLRSSQFPNLTYKCERCGNPITKGKICENCSNEITSELRHQQEIEQVNKRVREERTRTYFTRK; this comes from the coding sequence ATGGCAGATTTAGCAAACTGCGACAGATGTGATAAAGTGTTTGTCAAAACCTCACGGTCGATCTGTGCAGAATGTATAAAAGAAGAAGATAAAAAATTTCAAATCGTCTATGACTTTATAAAAAAACGCGAGAACAGACAGGCGACGATTCCGGAAATCGTTGAGGCAACAGGGGTAGAAGAGGATGTCATTTTGCAGTTTGTCAAAGATAAGCGCTTGCGTTCATCACAATTTCCTAATTTGACTTACAAATGTGAACGCTGTGGGAATCCTATTACGAAAGGGAAGATTTGTGAGAACTGCAGTAATGAAATCACTTCTGAATTACGCCACCAGCAGGAAATTGAACAGGTAAATAAACGTGTTCGGGAAGAACGAACCAGAACCTATTTCACGAGAAAGTAG
- the flgM gene encoding flagellar biosynthesis anti-sigma factor FlgM, which yields MKINGPNHTNVNPYQKQQQLQKKAEDKASSFKPDQLEISDKALKMQQKDARQSYVNEIKQQVDNGEYQANPKETAKKLLNFWKA from the coding sequence TTGAAAATTAACGGACCGAATCATACTAATGTAAATCCATACCAAAAACAGCAGCAATTGCAAAAAAAGGCAGAGGATAAGGCTTCGTCCTTCAAACCCGATCAACTGGAGATTTCGGATAAAGCGTTGAAAATGCAACAGAAAGATGCTCGTCAATCCTATGTTAATGAGATTAAACAACAAGTAGATAACGGCGAATACCAGGCCAATCCAAAAGAAACAGCGAAGAAACTGTTGAATTTCTGGAAAGCTTAA
- a CDS encoding response regulator transcription factor, with translation MTTNIVLIDDHKLFREGVKRILELETGFNVLAEGDDGAMAVELVKKYKPDVVLMDINMPGVNGVEATADLLERYPGVKVIILSIHDDENYVTHALKSGAQGYLLKEMDSDALIDAISVVSEGGSYLHPKVTHNLVKEYRRLVTEEDALYDSDNTLSKLKEVEHRKPLHLLTRRECQVLQLLAEGKSNKGISESLYISEKTVKNHVSSILQKMKVKDRTQAVVIAIKRGWVEIL, from the coding sequence ATGACAACGAATATTGTATTAATCGATGATCACAAATTATTTCGTGAAGGTGTCAAACGAATATTAGAATTAGAAACAGGTTTTAACGTACTAGCTGAGGGTGACGACGGAGCAATGGCTGTTGAGCTCGTAAAAAAATACAAGCCTGATGTTGTGTTAATGGATATTAACATGCCAGGTGTAAATGGTGTCGAAGCTACGGCAGATTTATTAGAACGATATCCTGGTGTGAAAGTAATTATTTTATCGATTCATGATGATGAAAACTATGTAACACATGCCTTGAAATCTGGTGCACAAGGTTACTTACTGAAAGAGATGGATTCAGATGCATTAATTGACGCTATTTCTGTTGTATCAGAAGGCGGCTCATACCTGCATCCGAAGGTAACACATAATTTAGTAAAAGAATATCGTCGCTTAGTGACAGAAGAGGATGCGCTTTACGATTCAGATAATACGTTATCGAAACTAAAAGAAGTAGAGCATCGCAAACCACTTCATTTACTCACCAGACGTGAGTGCCAAGTCTTGCAACTACTTGCAGAAGGTAAAAGCAATAAAGGCATCTCTGAATCACTGTATATCAGCGAAAAGACAGTCAAAAACCATGTCAGCAGCATCTTGCAAAAAATGAAAGTGAAAGATCGTACACAAGCAGTGGTTATTGCCATCAAACGAGGATGGGTTGAAATCCTTTAA